One Psychrobacillus glaciei genomic region harbors:
- a CDS encoding RecQ family ATP-dependent DNA helicase, producing MDKLTEILKQKFGHTSFRDGQKEIIQQVIEGKDVIAILPTGMGKSLLFQLPAYLMKGTVVIVSPLLSLMQDQVEQLKMMGEKRVVAINSFLSFEQKESVFQNLSGYKFIFTSPEMLQNNRFNRALSSIQIAYVVADEAHCISQWGFDFRPDYLRISKWLQTFPKTSVLALTATATKKVVQEIKRTLHMKEPYEYVHSLDRPTIAYEVKQLDDQKEKVAWILGRITTTNGPGILYTQSRKKTESYVEELLKKGIRAAFYHAKMEQDDRVLIQQQFQQGKLDWICATNAFGMGIHKDNIRQIIHDHIPTSISSYMQEIGRAARDGKQSIASLVYTNSDVEQAFYVAMQDFPEEADIKLVYQTDDVQIQLSETTTRILNYWKEILSEQETMDLFYEIKQKKRMEIQKLFTLFQNEWCIREQLLNNFDEQLKERPINCCTVCSYGIHHVLTERTEQKEEEKQLNWKNRLNELLY from the coding sequence ATGGATAAGTTGACAGAAATACTTAAACAAAAATTCGGTCATACTTCATTTCGAGATGGACAAAAAGAAATCATCCAACAAGTGATTGAAGGGAAAGATGTCATAGCTATTTTGCCAACTGGGATGGGAAAGTCATTATTATTTCAATTGCCAGCTTATTTGATGAAAGGTACGGTTGTAATTGTTTCACCTTTATTGTCGCTCATGCAAGATCAAGTAGAACAACTAAAAATGATGGGAGAAAAACGAGTAGTTGCGATAAATTCATTTTTATCTTTTGAACAAAAAGAATCGGTATTTCAAAACTTATCCGGTTATAAATTTATCTTCACTTCTCCAGAAATGCTTCAAAACAACCGATTTAACCGGGCGCTTTCCTCTATTCAAATAGCATATGTAGTAGCTGACGAAGCCCATTGTATTTCGCAATGGGGATTCGATTTCCGGCCAGATTACTTAAGAATCTCCAAGTGGCTTCAAACTTTTCCTAAAACGAGTGTCCTTGCTTTAACGGCAACTGCAACTAAAAAAGTTGTACAAGAGATCAAACGTACATTACATATGAAAGAACCATATGAATATGTCCATTCGTTAGATCGGCCCACTATAGCATATGAAGTGAAACAATTGGATGATCAAAAAGAAAAAGTAGCGTGGATTTTAGGTCGGATAACGACAACTAATGGACCAGGTATTTTATATACTCAATCACGTAAGAAAACGGAATCTTATGTAGAAGAGCTACTAAAAAAAGGAATTCGTGCTGCTTTTTATCATGCGAAAATGGAGCAAGATGATCGAGTGTTAATCCAACAGCAGTTTCAACAAGGGAAATTGGATTGGATTTGTGCAACTAATGCATTTGGGATGGGTATACACAAAGACAATATTCGACAAATCATACACGATCATATACCCACATCCATCTCTAGTTATATGCAAGAAATAGGAAGAGCTGCAAGGGATGGTAAACAATCCATAGCTTCACTTGTCTATACTAATTCAGATGTTGAACAAGCCTTTTACGTTGCTATGCAGGATTTTCCTGAAGAAGCTGATATTAAACTTGTTTACCAAACGGATGACGTTCAAATTCAATTATCGGAAACTACAACTCGTATATTGAATTATTGGAAGGAAATTTTATCAGAACAAGAAACAATGGATTTATTTTATGAAATCAAACAAAAGAAAAGGATGGAAATACAGAAATTGTTTACATTATTTCAAAATGAATGGTGTATTAGAGAGCAATTATTAAACAATTTTGACGAACAATTAAAAGAGCGGCCAATTAATTGTTGTACTGTTTGTTCTTATGGCATTCATCATGTGCTTACAGAAAGAACCGAACAAAAGGAAGAGGAAAAACAACTAAATTGGAAAAATAGACTAAATGAATTGCTTTACTAG
- a CDS encoding LysM peptidoglycan-binding domain-containing protein — translation MNQDDYQKKIDEHRQSIGLEEEMNEPRRSRRTSYAKKTKKKSKNLLIPVLFFIFILIPICIFIYVQFFYTAEVENVTNQGVTLEKKTISNTGDDNSKEENDSETVVEQSTVVTAPEKEAEEESKTEEPITEVETKTTSQTEVETKPIEVSQAKTHIVQKNETLYRIAINYYKDPKAVEKIKVANGLKSDSISAGQKLVLP, via the coding sequence ATGAATCAAGATGATTACCAAAAAAAAATAGATGAACATAGGCAATCTATTGGCTTAGAGGAAGAAATGAATGAGCCCAGAAGAAGCAGAAGAACGAGCTATGCTAAAAAAACAAAGAAAAAATCTAAAAACTTACTAATACCTGTCTTATTTTTTATCTTTATTTTAATACCTATATGTATTTTTATTTATGTACAATTTTTTTACACCGCGGAAGTTGAAAACGTTACGAATCAAGGTGTTACTTTAGAAAAAAAAACAATCTCTAATACTGGTGATGATAATAGCAAGGAAGAAAATGATTCTGAGACAGTAGTAGAGCAAAGTACGGTAGTGACAGCCCCTGAAAAGGAAGCGGAAGAAGAATCTAAAACTGAAGAACCAATAACAGAAGTAGAAACTAAAACAACTTCACAGACTGAAGTGGAAACAAAACCAATAGAAGTTTCCCAAGCAAAAACACATATCGTACAAAAGAATGAAACGCTTTATCGAATTGCTATTAATTATTATAAAGATCCTAAAGCAGTTGAAAAAATTAAAGTTGCAAATGGATTAAAATCGGATAGTATTTCAGCAGGTCAAAAGCTTGTTTTACCTTAA
- a CDS encoding CBS domain-containing protein, with the protein MFVKSVMIPKEKCLTVNVNASLMDALQQLDEKEIDALPILENGIYKGMFNKYLLYKAFFYSDVDRDTFLKQTTVRDIAVREDTFVQLEDVFESALVKLYDFPIIAVLDEGKFLGIVTRYDTILQFRSAFGMESNGTRIALTSVESEGRILKVADILKKYHTPVISLVTFDETDKIARRIVLKIDNDQKLNRIIGDFEKSGFRVLHINKDE; encoded by the coding sequence ATGTTTGTTAAAAGTGTAATGATTCCAAAAGAAAAATGTTTGACCGTGAATGTGAATGCTTCATTAATGGATGCTTTACAGCAACTAGATGAAAAAGAGATTGATGCGTTGCCGATACTTGAAAATGGTATCTATAAAGGAATGTTTAATAAATATCTTTTGTACAAAGCATTTTTCTATAGCGATGTAGATAGAGATACCTTTTTAAAACAAACTACCGTTAGAGATATTGCTGTAAGAGAGGACACCTTTGTGCAATTAGAAGATGTTTTTGAAAGTGCATTAGTAAAGTTGTATGATTTTCCAATCATTGCTGTTTTAGATGAAGGGAAATTCCTTGGGATTGTCACTAGATATGACACTATTTTACAATTCCGAAGCGCATTTGGTATGGAAAGTAATGGAACAAGAATAGCGCTTACCTCTGTTGAATCGGAAGGGCGTATTCTGAAAGTAGCTGATATATTAAAGAAATACCATACACCGGTCATTTCCTTAGTTACTTTTGACGAAACAGATAAAATAGCTCGTAGAATTGTATTGAAGATAGATAATGATCAAAAATTGAATCGTATTATTGGAGATTTTGAAAAGTCTGGATTTCGTGTATTACATATTAATAAAGACGAATAA
- a CDS encoding metallophosphoesterase: MTYIAILIIACIILTPLYMLILAFQINVKEHSLHIGEMKDGEQFRVFFISDIHRRKISDKLIDSLLERVDIVIIGGDITEKGVPLERTENNILQLCKIGKVFYVYGNNDREVGEPQLNSILEKYGVCILNNKSVVLKSSQSIIRLIGINDGFHGRVNIYDAFQDVLDEEIIIFVSHAPAFFNNAKKVAQPHLLLAGHLHGGQIRFGPFGIYENGAFREKENSAELISNGFGTTGVPLRLGAKSECHIITLFGKAKVKNF, translated from the coding sequence TTGACGTATATCGCTATACTTATTATAGCCTGCATTATTTTAACACCATTATATATGCTTATCCTGGCTTTTCAAATTAACGTGAAAGAACATTCATTGCATATCGGAGAAATGAAAGATGGGGAACAATTCCGTGTATTTTTCATTTCAGATATTCATCGTAGAAAAATATCCGATAAATTGATTGATTCTCTTTTAGAAAGAGTGGATATAGTCATTATTGGGGGAGATATAACCGAAAAGGGAGTGCCTTTAGAGAGGACAGAAAATAACATCTTGCAGTTATGTAAAATAGGGAAGGTTTTTTATGTCTACGGAAATAATGATCGTGAAGTAGGAGAACCACAATTAAATTCGATACTAGAGAAATATGGAGTATGTATCTTAAATAATAAATCTGTCGTCCTCAAATCTAGTCAATCTATCATTCGCCTTATTGGAATAAATGATGGATTTCATGGTAGGGTTAATATATATGATGCATTTCAGGATGTTTTAGATGAGGAGATTATTATTTTTGTATCGCATGCACCTGCTTTTTTTAATAACGCGAAAAAAGTAGCGCAGCCGCATCTCTTGTTAGCTGGGCATCTTCATGGCGGACAAATCCGTTTTGGACCTTTTGGTATTTACGAAAATGGTGCGTTTAGAGAAAAAGAGAATAGTGCGGAACTGATTAGCAATGGATTTGGTACAACAGGGGTACCGTTAAGATTAGGAGCAAAATCAGAGTGTCATATTATTACGTTATTCGGTAAAGCAAAAGTAAAAAATTTCTAA
- a CDS encoding YpdA family putative bacillithiol disulfide reductase, with protein sequence MEQNVDVLIVGGGPCGLAAAISIQELGLNYVIIEKGNIVDAIYNYPTHQTFFSTSEKLAIGDVPFIVEERKPKRNQALVYYREVAKLKKLHVNKYEFVNNISKKENKFLITTSKATYLANYVIIATGYYDQPNYMDIQGEELPKVFHYFKEGHPYFDQNVLVIGGKNSAIDAALELNKAGANVTVAYRGSNYSPSIKPWILPEFEGLVRNNEIDMLFNTEILSIDEKFAFLKGPTGVFTVANDFVFAMIGYHPNQSFLANVGIEIDSMTGRPSFNEETMETNVKGVFIAGVIAAGNNANEIFIENGRFHGGQIAQEIERKRKGN encoded by the coding sequence TTGGAACAAAATGTAGATGTGCTTATTGTTGGCGGAGGACCATGTGGTTTAGCTGCTGCAATCTCAATTCAAGAACTTGGGTTAAATTATGTGATCATTGAGAAAGGAAACATTGTAGATGCAATCTATAATTATCCTACTCATCAAACGTTTTTTAGTACAAGTGAAAAATTAGCGATTGGTGATGTTCCTTTTATCGTCGAAGAACGAAAACCAAAGAGAAATCAAGCTTTAGTGTATTATCGAGAAGTTGCCAAGTTAAAAAAGCTTCATGTAAATAAATATGAATTTGTAAACAATATTTCGAAAAAAGAAAATAAGTTTCTGATTACTACCTCTAAAGCAACTTACTTAGCAAATTACGTAATAATTGCAACTGGTTATTATGATCAACCAAATTATATGGACATACAAGGAGAAGAACTACCCAAAGTCTTTCATTATTTTAAAGAAGGTCATCCTTATTTTGACCAAAATGTGTTAGTTATTGGAGGTAAAAACTCTGCAATTGATGCCGCATTAGAGTTGAACAAAGCAGGAGCCAATGTGACGGTAGCATATAGAGGCAGCAATTATTCTCCTAGCATTAAACCTTGGATTTTACCAGAGTTTGAAGGGCTTGTTCGAAACAATGAGATTGATATGCTCTTTAATACAGAGATTCTTTCCATAGATGAAAAATTCGCCTTTTTAAAAGGTCCAACTGGTGTATTTACAGTTGCCAATGATTTTGTATTTGCCATGATTGGTTATCATCCCAATCAAAGTTTTTTAGCCAATGTCGGAATAGAAATTGATTCTATGACAGGAAGACCGTCATTTAACGAAGAAACAATGGAAACGAACGTAAAAGGTGTTTTTATAGCCGGAGTAATTGCTGCAGGTAATAATGCAAATGAAATTTTCATTGAAAATGGTCGTTTTCATGGTGGACAAATTGCACAAGAAATAGAAAGAAAGCGAAAAGGCAACTAA
- a CDS encoding asparaginase, with amino-acid sequence MKTILLIHTGGTISMEVHAETGVVIPTENNPLFIEGVKLKEHADIIEIEAFNLPSPHITPREMLILKELIESYTREQKIDGVVITHGTDTLEETAYFLDLSLETTIPIVLTGAMRSSNEIGSDGLYNLLSAVKVACSEDAKEKGVLVVLNDEIHTAENVTKTHASNVSTFQSPQYGPIGFISKSIVHFHHSPNHRAVFPIQSITKRVALFKVYAGMEPDLLESSVKLGYDGIVLEALGQGNVPPSLVPIIEEILKKDIPIVLVSRCFNGIAQDVYGYVGGGKGLKELGVIFTKGLNGQKARLALLIALNHSDSRKAMEDIFSI; translated from the coding sequence TTGAAAACAATATTACTAATTCATACTGGTGGAACAATTTCCATGGAGGTCCATGCAGAAACAGGAGTAGTTATTCCTACAGAAAATAATCCCCTTTTTATTGAGGGTGTGAAGTTAAAAGAACATGCTGATATAATAGAAATAGAAGCATTTAACTTACCTTCTCCTCACATTACACCAAGAGAAATGCTCATCCTAAAAGAGTTAATCGAAAGTTATACTCGCGAGCAAAAAATAGATGGAGTTGTCATTACACACGGAACTGATACTTTGGAAGAAACAGCTTATTTCTTAGACCTTTCTTTGGAAACAACCATCCCAATTGTCCTTACAGGTGCTATGCGTTCTTCCAACGAAATAGGATCAGACGGACTTTACAATCTGTTGTCTGCTGTAAAAGTTGCATGTTCAGAGGACGCAAAAGAAAAAGGTGTTCTCGTAGTTTTAAATGATGAGATACATACGGCAGAAAATGTAACCAAAACACACGCCAGTAATGTAAGCACTTTTCAGAGTCCGCAATACGGACCAATTGGTTTTATTTCCAAGTCAATTGTCCATTTTCATCACTCACCTAATCATCGAGCTGTTTTTCCTATTCAAAGTATTACGAAAAGAGTCGCACTATTTAAAGTATATGCAGGAATGGAACCTGATTTACTAGAATCTTCTGTAAAGTTAGGTTATGACGGAATTGTATTGGAAGCACTAGGACAAGGTAACGTACCCCCAAGCCTCGTTCCAATTATTGAAGAAATTTTGAAAAAAGACATACCGATTGTGCTTGTTTCTAGATGTTTTAATGGTATCGCACAAGATGTATATGGTTATGTTGGCGGTGGGAAAGGATTAAAAGAACTAGGAGTAATTTTCACAAAAGGTCTAAATGGACAAAAAGCAAGACTTGCCCTACTTATTGCACTGAATCATTCAGATTCTAGAAAAGCAATGGAGGATATTTTTTCTATCTAA
- the prsW gene encoding glutamic-type intramembrane protease PrsW, whose amino-acid sequence MLILLSVAIAPALALLSYFYLRRDIEEEPSKLLLHTFIYGAILTFPILFIQHVIQEEKVISSIFVHQALVTSALEEFFKWLILIIAIYKHVEFDDPYDGILYGASVSLGFATIENILYLLNFGMDQAFLRALLPVSSHALFGVVMGYYLGRAKFSDDKIAKYEIFYAFLASFTLHCVYNSILIIKGIDLLLIVPFMLFLWLFGLSRVKKAHIFSRIKRFEHHGYSTKEKSG is encoded by the coding sequence ATGCTAATACTACTTTCCGTTGCAATTGCTCCTGCTCTTGCGCTTTTAAGTTATTTCTATTTACGAAGAGATATTGAAGAAGAACCCTCAAAATTATTGTTACATACATTTATATATGGCGCTATATTAACTTTTCCTATTTTATTCATTCAACATGTTATACAAGAAGAAAAAGTGATTTCATCTATCTTTGTTCATCAAGCTTTAGTAACAAGTGCATTAGAAGAATTTTTTAAATGGCTCATTTTAATTATTGCTATATATAAACATGTGGAGTTTGATGATCCTTATGATGGAATATTATATGGAGCAAGTGTTTCACTTGGATTCGCGACCATCGAAAATATATTATATTTATTGAACTTCGGGATGGATCAGGCTTTCCTTCGCGCATTACTTCCGGTTTCAAGTCATGCATTATTTGGTGTCGTAATGGGTTATTACCTAGGAAGAGCTAAATTTTCCGATGATAAAATAGCCAAATATGAAATTTTCTATGCATTTTTAGCTTCTTTTACGTTGCATTGTGTTTATAATAGTATACTAATTATTAAAGGAATAGATTTACTCTTAATCGTTCCATTCATGTTGTTTTTATGGTTATTTGGCTTATCACGAGTAAAGAAAGCCCATATATTTTCACGTATTAAAAGATTTGAACATCATGGATATTCAACAAAAGAAAAATCTGGCTAA
- the sleB gene encoding spore cortex-lytic enzyme: MKQLKYILISLVFCTVSYTFITQEQSTQAFSTQILERGAFGDDVIELQARLQFIGYYKSEIDGKFGYSTYWALRNFQEKYGLPIDGLLGEATKKKLVSASEFNKAWVHEQINKGNSFTYYGGTDLGKQVKNKKAESTKMQLPPKYSEKDLKILANAVYGEARGEPYEGQVAVAAVILNRVEHPDFPNTISEVIFQPLAFTAVADGQIWLEPNERAKEAVLDALNGWDPSENAIYYFNPKTATSKWIWSRPQIKTIGQHIFCS, translated from the coding sequence TTGAAACAATTAAAATACATCCTTATTAGCTTGGTCTTTTGTACAGTTAGCTATACATTTATTACGCAGGAGCAATCTACTCAAGCTTTCTCCACTCAAATATTAGAGAGGGGAGCTTTTGGTGATGATGTGATTGAATTGCAAGCCAGACTTCAATTCATTGGATATTACAAGAGTGAAATTGATGGGAAATTTGGCTACAGCACCTATTGGGCTTTAAGGAACTTTCAAGAAAAATATGGGCTTCCAATAGACGGCTTACTTGGAGAAGCAACCAAGAAAAAGCTTGTGAGTGCTTCCGAATTCAACAAAGCTTGGGTACATGAACAAATTAATAAAGGCAATAGTTTTACCTATTATGGAGGCACAGACTTAGGAAAACAAGTAAAAAATAAGAAAGCGGAAAGTACAAAAATGCAACTTCCTCCGAAATATTCTGAAAAAGACTTGAAAATTCTTGCAAATGCAGTATATGGGGAAGCCAGAGGAGAACCATACGAAGGACAAGTAGCTGTTGCTGCGGTTATCTTGAATAGAGTAGAGCACCCTGATTTTCCTAATACTATTTCTGAAGTAATTTTCCAACCATTAGCATTTACCGCAGTAGCGGATGGTCAAATTTGGTTAGAGCCAAATGAACGAGCAAAAGAAGCAGTGCTAGATGCATTAAATGGGTGGGATCCCTCAGAAAATGCTATCTATTATTTCAATCCAAAGACCGCAACTAGTAAATGGATTTGGTCACGACCACAAATTAAAACAATCGGACAGCATATTTTTTGCTCTTAA
- a CDS encoding PepSY1/2 domain-containing protein: protein MKKYIWIIASVAVIFLVYHFSIQSKNTRLENALAIQYSNQLTTASEKLTKLSDSIDQTLLFKDREALDKPLEDVWRISSDVRASISALPIDHETSTVWMNYLSRIGNGASLVKTGKIPIEEWQKNMTSARDNLRELSNQWAFTNKDEGKKDYIVNTFVLNKVNKDNEKSWKQLGDSAKAYTESDFPMTASETDHQKKKDLQQIEDSDVSLEQIKQKFVQLFPELKDATIHTTESSNDAPYPFYHLQYHKGIRIGYADFTKKGGHLLSFLMERPFENTTISAEQMKEKAKSYMKSFDYADTELVDFRENHIAWHLSFARVEAENKALVYADGIQLKIAKDNGELLGLNAMEYIQKEKIGPQEIKPLNYKELFSDDFSVEEERLCFVENKELQQRLAYEILTRSDSIGTYKIYIDTENHEILQAEKLP, encoded by the coding sequence ATGAAAAAGTATATATGGATCATTGCTTCTGTCGCTGTTATATTCCTGGTGTATCATTTTTCTATCCAAAGTAAGAATACCCGATTAGAAAATGCGCTTGCTATCCAATATTCCAACCAATTAACTACAGCTTCTGAAAAATTGACAAAATTAAGTGACTCCATTGATCAAACGCTGTTATTCAAAGATAGGGAGGCACTAGACAAACCTTTAGAAGATGTATGGAGAATTTCTTCCGATGTACGTGCATCTATTTCGGCTTTACCAATAGATCACGAAACTTCCACTGTATGGATGAATTACTTAAGCCGAATTGGAAATGGTGCTTCCCTTGTAAAGACGGGGAAAATACCAATCGAAGAATGGCAAAAAAATATGACATCTGCCCGAGATAACTTAAGGGAACTATCCAATCAATGGGCTTTTACGAATAAAGATGAAGGGAAAAAAGATTATATAGTAAATACATTTGTATTAAATAAAGTAAATAAAGATAATGAAAAAAGTTGGAAGCAACTAGGGGATTCAGCGAAAGCATATACAGAAAGTGATTTCCCGATGACAGCTAGTGAAACAGATCATCAAAAAAAGAAAGACCTGCAACAAATTGAAGATTCGGATGTGAGCCTAGAACAAATAAAACAAAAATTTGTTCAACTATTTCCTGAATTAAAGGATGCGACTATTCATACTACTGAAAGCTCTAATGATGCTCCGTATCCTTTTTATCACTTACAATATCATAAAGGTATACGAATTGGTTACGCAGATTTTACGAAAAAAGGTGGACACTTATTATCATTTCTAATGGAAAGACCTTTTGAAAACACAACTATAAGTGCTGAACAGATGAAAGAAAAAGCAAAGAGCTATATGAAATCTTTTGACTATGCAGATACGGAATTGGTAGACTTTCGAGAAAACCATATCGCTTGGCATTTATCTTTTGCAAGAGTAGAAGCTGAAAACAAAGCACTTGTCTATGCGGATGGTATCCAGTTGAAAATAGCAAAAGATAATGGAGAATTACTAGGGTTAAATGCAATGGAGTATATACAAAAAGAAAAAATTGGTCCTCAAGAAATTAAACCTCTAAACTATAAAGAGTTATTTTCAGATGACTTTTCTGTCGAAGAGGAGAGATTATGTTTTGTAGAAAATAAGGAGCTGCAACAGAGACTGGCATATGAAATATTAACAAGAAGTGATTCCATTGGCACCTATAAGATTTATATAGATACAGAAAATCATGAAATTCTACAAGCAGAAAAACTGCCATAA
- a CDS encoding flagellar brake protein: MKIKLGTILILEPTFVEKVEKYRCKVVDLDEQFIFIDYPIDTISNKTVFLMEGTQLRVSYVEESKSAFAFHTEVLAKRQGQIPMIKLSYPGDSEVIKIQRRDFVRVSTSLDISVQFEDDKYQFVADDISAGGSAVILNREVKFKEGDEISMLIPLAFNNGDIKYVTTTAAVVRIWDRGQQKLASLQFTDTDDLDKQQIVRFCFERQLFLRKKK, from the coding sequence ATGAAAATTAAACTAGGGACCATTCTGATATTAGAACCTACTTTTGTAGAAAAAGTAGAGAAATATCGTTGTAAAGTAGTGGATTTAGACGAGCAATTTATTTTTATTGATTATCCAATTGACACAATCTCAAATAAAACGGTATTTTTAATGGAAGGGACTCAACTTCGTGTTTCTTATGTAGAGGAATCTAAATCAGCGTTTGCTTTTCACACAGAAGTGTTAGCAAAGCGGCAAGGTCAAATACCGATGATTAAGCTTTCGTATCCAGGGGACTCAGAAGTTATTAAAATTCAAAGAAGAGACTTTGTGCGAGTGTCTACTTCATTAGATATTTCTGTTCAATTTGAAGATGATAAATATCAATTTGTAGCAGATGATATCAGTGCTGGAGGATCGGCAGTAATCTTGAATCGCGAAGTTAAATTTAAAGAAGGAGACGAAATCTCCATGTTGATCCCTTTAGCCTTTAATAATGGGGATATAAAATATGTAACCACTACAGCAGCTGTTGTCCGAATTTGGGATAGAGGTCAGCAAAAATTAGCATCCTTGCAGTTTACGGATACCGATGATTTAGACAAACAACAAATTGTCCGTTTTTGTTTTGAACGCCAATTGTTTTTAAGAAAAAAGAAATGA
- the cmk gene encoding (d)CMP kinase yields MTKQIQIAIDGPAAAGKSTIAKKAAELLGYTYVDTGAMYRAITYKAIQSNIDLQDGEKLTNILNKTSIELKPSPKGQLVFLDNQEVTDEIRSKEVTASVSEVAAHADLRKEMVLRQLEMGKNGSIVMDGRDIGTHVLTNAELKIFMSASVEERARRRFLENQKRGISTNLEELIEEIALRDKMDSEREASPLIKAEDAIFIDTTSLTIEEVSEKIMQLAKERMR; encoded by the coding sequence ATGACAAAACAAATTCAAATCGCCATTGATGGTCCTGCAGCTGCAGGAAAAAGCACGATTGCCAAAAAAGCTGCAGAGTTACTCGGATATACATATGTAGATACAGGAGCAATGTATCGAGCAATAACGTATAAAGCGATTCAATCAAACATAGATTTGCAAGACGGAGAAAAATTAACGAATATATTAAATAAAACATCTATTGAGTTGAAGCCTTCTCCAAAAGGTCAACTAGTTTTTTTAGATAATCAAGAAGTAACAGATGAGATTCGCTCCAAAGAAGTAACAGCTTCTGTTTCAGAGGTTGCCGCGCATGCAGATTTAAGAAAAGAAATGGTATTAAGACAACTTGAAATGGGTAAAAATGGAAGTATCGTAATGGATGGTCGAGATATTGGGACGCATGTATTAACAAATGCAGAGCTAAAAATATTCATGTCAGCAAGTGTAGAAGAGCGAGCAAGAAGACGATTCCTAGAAAATCAAAAAAGAGGAATTTCAACGAACTTAGAAGAACTAATAGAAGAAATAGCTCTTCGAGATAAAATGGATAGCGAACGTGAAGCTTCTCCATTAATAAAAGCAGAAGATGCAATATTTATTGATACGACATCTCTAACTATTGAAGAAGTATCTGAGAAAATTATGCAACTAGCAAAAGAGAGGATGAGATAA
- a CDS encoding lysophospholipid acyltransferase family protein has product MNLYSFAKTVVYAALKPIYRFEVIGAENFPKEGGILLCSNHINALDPPVVGINAPRAVNFMAKEELFHIPILKSILPGVNAFPVKRGMSDRDALRRAIKLLKDGEVVGLFPEGTRSKDGTLGKGFSGAGFFALRGEANIVPCAIIGPYKPFRKLKIVFGEMIDIQPYRDRKASADEVTEVIMTNIGQLLDQYKKSK; this is encoded by the coding sequence ATGAATCTCTATTCATTTGCGAAAACAGTCGTGTATGCCGCGTTAAAGCCGATTTATCGATTTGAAGTAATCGGTGCAGAGAATTTTCCAAAAGAGGGAGGCATTCTCTTGTGTTCAAATCATATAAATGCGTTAGATCCTCCAGTTGTCGGAATTAATGCGCCAAGGGCTGTGAATTTTATGGCAAAAGAAGAACTATTTCATATTCCTATTTTAAAAAGTATTCTTCCTGGAGTTAATGCTTTTCCTGTTAAAAGAGGAATGAGTGATCGTGATGCCCTTCGCCGTGCCATAAAACTTTTAAAGGATGGGGAAGTAGTAGGTCTTTTCCCAGAAGGAACAAGAAGTAAGGATGGAACCTTGGGAAAAGGTTTTAGCGGAGCTGGATTCTTTGCACTTAGAGGAGAAGCCAATATTGTTCCTTGTGCAATTATAGGACCATATAAGCCATTTAGAAAACTGAAAATAGTATTTGGAGAGATGATTGATATACAACCCTATCGAGATCGAAAAGCGTCAGCAGACGAAGTAACGGAAGTCATTATGACTAACATTGGTCAACTACTAGATCAATATAAAAAATCAAAATAA